In the Candidatus Zixiibacteriota bacterium genome, one interval contains:
- a CDS encoding ParB N-terminal domain-containing protein: MRKTAVRNHLKIGELPDLRILPLSRLRFHEAPDEERLLNLVNRLGDEGILKNPPIVADPGDGGNFLILDGANRVTALSKLHFEHIPVQVVKIDDANLTINCWHHAVEKFDRSFFENHISKIAALTTHESDVVPEETAKSPSFLCSLTFADRKSLLLESGGSLLQKVEILNQFTDCYLHTPHYDRVSYLNLEHLAHNYPEFRTLLQFRTFSAAELMQVVNSGKKLPAGITRVVLPKRALGLNISLELLKSSLTLEEKNHWLQETMQKMVLHKSIRFYQEPTFVFDE, from the coding sequence TTGAGGAAAACTGCTGTCCGAAATCATCTCAAAATCGGGGAATTGCCCGACCTGAGAATCCTTCCCCTGTCGCGGCTTCGATTTCACGAAGCCCCGGACGAGGAGCGGCTTCTTAATCTGGTCAACCGACTCGGTGACGAAGGAATCCTCAAAAACCCGCCGATTGTCGCCGACCCCGGCGATGGCGGCAATTTCCTGATACTTGACGGCGCCAACCGGGTGACAGCTTTGAGCAAACTACACTTCGAGCATATCCCGGTGCAGGTGGTGAAAATCGACGACGCAAACCTGACCATTAACTGCTGGCATCACGCCGTCGAAAAGTTCGACCGGTCTTTTTTTGAAAATCATATCAGTAAGATAGCCGCCCTTACTACTCATGAATCAGATGTTGTCCCGGAAGAGACCGCCAAGTCTCCTTCATTTCTCTGTTCTCTTACATTCGCTGACAGGAAGTCGCTTCTCCTTGAATCAGGTGGTAGTTTACTGCAGAAAGTCGAGATTCTGAATCAGTTTACCGACTGCTATCTGCATACCCCGCACTACGACCGGGTCAGTTATCTCAATCTGGAACATCTGGCGCATAATTATCCGGAATTTCGGACTCTCCTGCAGTTTCGCACGTTCAGCGCCGCCGAATTGATGCAGGTCGTCAACTCGGGGAAAAAACTGCCGGCCGGTATTACCCGGGTGGTTCTCCCGAAACGGGCGCTGGGGCTCAATATCAGCCTGGAACTTTTGAAGTCATCTTTGACGCTGGAAGAGAAGAATCACTGGCTTCAGGAGACTATGCAGAAGATGGTTCTTCATAAGAGCATCCGCTTTTATCAGGAGCCGACTTTCGTTTTCGACGAATAA